CATTCAAACTTCAAGCAATGAAGAAGCCTATTTTGTGTGGCCATTCAATGATTTAGAAGGAAGGTCACACAATAATTCAGTTTTCACAAGGCAACTGACTCTTACATTGGAGAATATGTTATCCACAAgtacataaaaatccttttttgtGCCAAATGAAGTGGGAAAATGCAATGCAAATATAGTATTCTTAGCTTTTAGTGCAAGAGAAGATGTCATGCCTGGCAACAGGACTTCGTACTAACGTAATAGGTTACTATCATGATTCTCGGGCACTTGTTCAACcaataaacataaaaaatagggggaattaaaggaaaaggaaaatgatAAACTCTACaaaagctatatatatgcatggtgTGTATGTGTTTGTGCAGACAGTTTCTGCATTCTCAAGCACTACTGTTGTTGAATGGAACTAATAAAAGTAGTATCCATGTCTATTCCTATCAAAATTCTTTCTATGCTCTTCTTGTACTTTCTTGCTAGCAGCCAATCTCATCCTTTAGACCTTCTTAATCCGGCTGAAATCAACCAGTGTAGGGATATCATTCAGAAGTCTCACCTTGGTTCCCTCTCaaatttatcatttcattatcTTGATTTTCAAGAACCAGAAAAGGTCGATGTGCTTGATTGGTTATCCTTGGATAAACAAAGAAATGCTTCTTTTCCTTACCGCCGAGCCAAAGTGATGGTTCGCGCGAAGGGTGAGACTCATGAAGTCGTCTTAGACTTGGTCAATAGCTCTATCATATCAGAAAAACTATACACTGGCCATGTTTTCCCTTCATTTACTCGTGATGAAATTATAGTCTGTCGTGCCGACAATAACCAATCCTGAATTTCAAGAATCAATAACGAGAAGGGATTTGAATATATCTGAGGTCAGCTGTATACCACTGTCAGTTGGATGGTTTGGTGAGCCTAAGAACAAAAGAGTTCTTAGTCTTACATGTTATTATAGGGATGTTATTATAGGGGAGGGACAACAAATTTTTGGGCAAGGCATATCGAAGGAATTATTGCGTATGCAGAGTTGAATCAAGGAAGGTTATCATGTATGTCGATAGATAGAGTCCCCTTGCCTAAAGCACAAGGTACTGATTTCCACTGATCAAGCCAGGAATCTGTCCCTTGCAATGTGTCTAATACCAGCAGGATTACCATAGAAGGTAATGAGATCAAATGGGCTAATTGGTTTTTTCATGTTGGATTCAATGCTAGAGCAGGGACGATTATATCTACAGCTTCCGTGTTTGATGCTATAAGAAATGAATATCGACGTGTGCTCTATAGAGGCCATATCTCTGAGACTTTTTGTGCCTTACATGGATCCTACATATGAATGGTATTATAAGACTTTCATGGATAATAGTGAATTCGGTTTCTGAGCATCCGCTAGCAGCGTTGTCCCATTGCTAGATAAGAAATGCAGTATACATGGATGGATACCTAGCTGATGCAGAAGGACATGTAGTGCAAGTCCCTCGAGCCATTTGCATCTTCTAGCGCTATGCTGGTGATGCTGCATGGAGGCATACAGAAATAGGAGTACCTGTCACTTTAGTAAGCTGCTACATTACAGATTCCTAGTTATTATCTCATGCAACAATGATAGAATTATTTTAGACTCCTTCGACCCCtctctccccagaccccacttgtgggactatactgtgtatgttgttgttgttgtagtcaTAATAGAATTAACTGTGTGGTTTCACAGAGTACTAAAGGAGAGCAAGAAGTTACTTTGGTGGTTAGAATGATGGCAACAGTTGGCAATTATGACTATGGGATTGATTGAGAGTTCAAAAAAAGGTGGATCCATCAGAGTTGGTGTAGGATCTAAGAGATTATAATTAATCAATCCTTTTAACTTGCAATCTTTATTCCTAGATGTTAAGCACCTCCTCCCACTTActagctttttcctttttgttgatGCAGGCAAGTCTACATGGAATTGTGAATATGAAAACTGTTAAAGTATAAGGACAATGATCATGTAGAAGAGGATGTTTATGGTATCCTAGTGGCAGAAAACACAGTTGCAGTTAACCATGATCACTTCCTTACTACCTTGATATTGATGTTGATGGTAGTGCCAACTCATTCTTGAAAACCAAACTGAAAACTACAAGGGTGAAGGACCCAAAAAGTTCACCAAGGAAGAGTTATTGGACAGTTGTCAAAAATATTATGAAAACAGAAATTGAGGCTAAGACTCAAATGGGATTAGAGCCTGCTGATTTCGTGTTCATTAATCctaacaagaaaacaaaaattggAAATGATGTAGCTTATCGACTTATTCCAAGTCACACTGCCACATCCTTACTATCAGACGATGACTATCCTCAAATTCGTGCAGCCTACCAAGTAGCAACTGTGGATGACTCCTTACAACAAGTCAGAAAGATGGGCTGCAGGATTCTATGCTGATAGGAGCCATGGCGATGATAACTTAGCAATCTGGAGCAGCAGGTAGAAGTGTCAACGTATACATTTCTAACAGTAATCAAGATCAACTAGTCATTGGATTGTGTTTGATCAGTGTTTAATCTCTTTCTGCACAGGAATAAGACAATTGAAGACAAGGATATTGTGCTTTGGTACACTCTTGGATTTCCTCATGTTCCTTGCCAATAAGATTTTCCTATGATGCCAAGCGTCTATGATAGTTTTGAGCTCCGGCCAGCAAACCTCTTTGGAAAAAAAACCCATTGCTGAAACAATGATATTCATGTGATACAACTTGATAATTTAAACCAAATGCAAAATCCATGTTTCTTGTAGGCCTGACAATAATGTGTAAGAGGAACTTGATAGTTCCAGtctttctcttaatttctttgtACTTTTTAAATAAGCTACAGCATATGCAAAGATATTCCATTCAATCAGTTGCACttacagcttgtttggatggttgttacctattgtattctATCTATTGTTACTTTAAATActatttgttttgtttgtttcttaaaatttattGTATCGTATTGTTAAATCTGTTGTTATGTAACGATGAAAGTGTAATCTTATGTAAAAAGTGTGATCGTGTGGTACCTTATATTTTACTCATCTTGCCCTTACTTATTATTTAACAAGCTCCTCTATAGAGAAATAGGCAAATACTTTAAACTTAAAGATTATTACACAGCAATAAGTTCAAATCTTTCAGCAAAATGTCTAAATGAGACTTCCAAAAAAGGTTGTTGAAACAAAGAAGACCGAGCTTTACCAACAATGCAGATTTGTAACTTTTATATTGTATTAATGCTGTTTTTATGAAAAAGATTATTTTAATAcagtaaaattatttttatgaactGGTATAAGTTTTATTAATAAAAGGTAGCAAGATGGCACAAGTACAAGAACAAAGGGAAGGCAGATCAGATCATAGAAAAACAACAAAACTGCTCCTACTGACTGCTTCCTAGCAAATCCAAAACTCCATATACTGATTCATACTATTAATAGGACCATGTAAACATCACTTGTTCTTAATTCTAGAAACATCATCTCTTTGTAAACATGGTCtctttgtccttcaaaataAGCTCTATTCTTCTCCAACCACAAAATCCAAAAGATGCACATAGGAATAGTATTCCAAATCTGCTTCAACCCTTTCTGAATCCTCTGCCCTTGCCAACACTCTAATAGGCACCTTATGCTATTAGGTACTACCCAAGAGATACCACAGATACTCAGGAAAAGATCCCAGCacagtctagagattctaaaatGCAGAAAAGATGTTCAACTGATTCCTGATACTCTTCACATAAATACCAGCTGTTAACCGGAGAAAATCCTTTTCAATGGAGATTTTCTTGAGTTAAACAAGCTCCCAAAGTTACAATCCGACCAAAACAAGTTAATTTCGCAGGAGTTTTAGTCTTCCAAATCATCTTCCGTGGCCAGTTAAGCAGTAAAATTGTTCATTGCAAATGCAGGATATAGAACGGTAAGCAATACTTAGTTCATCCATAAACCCAGGAATCTAAGTGCGATCACACAAAAAAAGAGATATCTATTCATAATAAATTCTTAACCTGATCAAGACcttcgtttttttttcctacCACAACAATATAAAATAAGTACAGTTGAGAGTTTTGCGATGCAGACAccacaaaaaatagaaaataaataaaaagaagctACCTTTAAAGGATCTTCGACAAAAGTAAGTACCATTGACACTGCTGAGATTgaaatatttagaaaaagaaGATATTATACTTCCAGTACATGAAGTAAGGTCTAGTTGTCTGCCTCCAACCAAAATTTGACGTTGATTACATCATGCTACAAGTTTGTTCAACTATTTGCTAAAACTCCAGAATCATTTACACAGAAAATATGGTTAGTTCTTCATCATGCACAAGACCTCAAAGACCATAACGCGAATTTCCACCGTTTCACTCATTGATCCGTAGGTTCCTCCAGAAAATTTGGAGAAACAAGACTTTCATTGTATAGACCAAGATTGTTTGCAGCATCACAACGTATCCGAAACTCAGGATGCATGAAAGTGTTATGTCGTGAATTATACCACACTAAACTTCTAGATTGGTGCACCAAAATTTCATTATTCTGAGAGATGAAAATCGGACAAGCTTCATAGTCTCGTGAGGGGATCGAAAACACCTTGGTCCATGACTCAACAATCTCATACTCTTTCATTACCCACACATCTGTCTTGTTTTCCTCGcaacaaaataaacatatattacGTCCAGAAGAACCTATTTCCCAGTCAAATTCATACTCATTCAGGTCGGGCAACGCTACATTTCCAAATGTCTCATCTGCAAGgttgaatgaagaaataaatctaACACCACCAACACGATCTCCGGCGATCCAGTGAATTTTTCCATTTAAAAATTTACCAGAATGATCCCATAAGATAATATTTGGGTACTCTTGAATTCTTTTCCAAGAATTACTTCTTAAACTATAAACACTAACATCATAACTATTATTGTGTTGACTTCCCACAATTTCTACAACTTTGTAATCACTTTGAAGCTCAGTATAACCAAATCCATACGAAATATCATCAAAACTATCCGTACGGGGCACATTAATTCCTGAAGGGGGCAATTCTTTCAACTTTCTTGTAGATGGATTCCATATAAACAAATCCTCAAAATCACGAGAAATACAAAACAACCCATCACACGAACCCAAGATTCGATATCGATCACCAAATGTATCTTCACAAGAAAAATCAAGCTCAGTAGGTATATGTTGAGGTACTTCATACTTAGTTGGGTACAAAGGGTAAGTGTAAAAAGTCAAGCTATTATTATCAAACTCAAAGTTTCTAAAAAGAAGCCTATGGTAAGTAAATTCTTGATTATTGGCTGAAAGTTTTAGATGGTTTCTGATGAATTGGTGACTAGAGATTAGAGAAAGCATAGATTTAGAAACACACCTCATTTTCAACAATGTTTTCACAGGTAGCCTTAGGAGTATTTCAGATGTTAACTCAGGTGGAAGAACTGGCAGTGATTCATAGCTAGCAATTTCCATTAGGGTGGCTGTGCTTAAACCCTTTTCAAGAATTTGATACGATAATCCAACCTTTTACAGTGTTATATATGGAAGAAAAATGAACTGTTCACTTTTGGGGAAAATAGCATGGCCTCCCACAAATGGCCCTATTTCGGTGGTCTTCAATTTTCatccctcaaatttgtggtctttaaattacgGCCAGTGAGCTTTAGCTTCATCATATGTATCATAACGTCCAATAAATTAAATCGAATAAGTTAAAACTTTCAACATTTAACATCTAAAAAAGGTATAAGTTTAGATTCGCTCCGGATAGTTAGTGTTTAGCTTTGACATATGtatcataatatctcacaagtgtTTCGGACAAGACAAAACTTTCAACATCTAAAAAAGGCATAAGTTTAGATTCGCTCCGGATAGTTAGCGTTTAGCTTCGACATATGTATTATCACATCTTATACCGAaaaaggcaaaactttcaacactcaacataatctgaaaaatactacacaacttatgccgcATAACTTAATTCTTACGGAACTTGTGTCAAGCGAGACAAAAGTTCAGTTTTCgaagataaaaatgttacaaaacttaTATCGACTGAAGTATATCTgggtatttttattaaataagcaGTAGgagtaaaatttaaagatcacaaatatgatgggcaaaaattaaagaccattgcGTTTGAAGGAAATCCGTGCAAAAATATCTAATTTAGTTAGTTTTTTGCGATCTAATTTAGTTAGTTTTTTGCGCGTGTATCACTGATCATTTAGCACAATTATTACTTAccatatttcaatttatgtgatatacttttctttttaattcatcCTTAAACGAACTATACTTTTTATATTAagcaaacaatttaattttaaactttacatttacccttaatgagatgatttgtAACATTTATATCTAGTAAAAGTGCATCAAAAGTTATCTGTCTTTCTTAAATTCCATTCCCAATCAAAATACAGATAAGTCCATAATTTGAGATGCAAGAAAAAGTTTTAGTTTGTAAGAAAAACATATAAGACTTCTGAAAACGTTTTGACATAGCAGTGAAACTAAATGTTCAAGATATAAATTCAAGGTTATTGGGCTTATAGCAATTACCTTATCctaaattttaaagttataagCACTCTTCAACTTATTTTTCctagtttatttttaaaatgtcgCTGTAAAAGATTACTGGGCAAGACAAAGTTACTGTAAGCAAATACTTTACTCAACTATGCTATGGAAATGGAAAGTTTAAAAGACATTAGATAGGCAAAAGACATAAATTTACTCTTAAATTATATCCCAAATATCAATATCACACTTAAACTTTATTAGTGACCTATTACacatttaatatataaaaaatgataTTACTTACGCCTAAAAGTTGATGTGGCAcaatatgtaaaaataataaaaaagaaggcGCGTTTTggttatatattatttattttttcttttttttaaatggaaaatttaattttttgtaacctccaccccacccctcattttcttcttcacttccacCTTCGCCGGAGCTCCGACGAGCTCGTCTCCGGCAGCGACCCACCAGCTCTTCCCCGGCAGCGACCCAAGAATTAGGAGAAACCCTGAACATAAAAGGGCTTGCGAGCATCAAGCATCATCGTTTCCTCTCCAAAATTGAGCATTTGAAAAGAACAAGTCTACACACATCATGGTCTCCGTTAGTTTAcagatttactctcttaataaATTAAGATTTCCTTGCTGATCCgaccttcttcttcattttctactCAATGGGCAAAATTGAATTGTTATGGAATAGACAAAAATACTTCTGGGTTTGTTCATTTCTggtgaaatgaagaaaaagaagaagggtttgGGGGTGGCGTGAAGTTGGAGAAGAAGAGGGCGTGGTGGTGGTGGAATGacggggagggggggggggtggcgtGGCGGCCTGGTGCtaatgaagaagaagggtttgtggggcgggggggggggggggtgttgaaATGGAGAAGGAGtgataaaaaatagtttttattaaaatctaatttatttttaaatttataatttttcattttcagtattaaaatttaaaaagtaatttttttaattattaaaatttcatttcactcttctactttttaattataatttttttttttgtcacatcaGCTTCTAGggtgatattaaattagtaacTTTTTAGATGGTCAATTTTTGAAGTGTTTGCTTGGTTCGTTTGGGTTTGCCTGGTTCATTTGGGTTTGCCACCTGAGAGACTTGAGAGTAGAGAGGAAAAAGATGAAGGTAagataaatattaaaaattaaaagagttCTGACGCGATGTTGATATGGGGCTAATGTGGCGAGAGAGACGTCCCACCATATGATTGTTTATATATGCGTTAGGGGGTaaataatatcatttttttatatattaggtATGTAATAGGTCACTAGTAAAGTTTAAGTGTGATATCGATATTTGGGGTATAGTTTAAGGatcaatttatgtcttttgccaataagatatttaaaaactaaattTCATAATTTACTAAACAATTTACCATTTCACTTACTTTTCTTGGCACTTATTTTTTAGTAACGactcttttttccattttgaccTGTTCCTACTTGTTACGGAATGTAAAATTAACATATGACATGCAGATAGTTGTCCTTCCATATAcggtcagacctctctataacaacattcgcATATAATGACACCTCttcataataattaaaaaaattcgaaaccgattttttatgttatattttactactctataacaacattttacctataataacaacaaccaaacagtacactctttgtaaaatatCCCCAGATAACagttatcttctttttttggtaatataataattaaccatctttataaaaatagaatatctataattaccaataataaatgtagatattttgaccaaatattttgaaatttaatacactatttatgacagCATATTATATGGGTATATATATTCTCATCATTAAAGGATTTCTcttcgttatacaaagtgtaATTAAGCTTGCTATTTGacagtgaaaaatgaaaaattagattttatgcatcttttttgcctataacagcgaattattatttaaatgtcaatcaatgctgttataggtgtataacagcaATTTGCGATAGCAGCCAAAAATGTCAGATCCAacgatgctgttatagagaggtttgactgtatactTAACAGTTAACACGATCGTAGTAGCTGATTATAGCAGCAGATTTTTAGGATATTGATTTGTATATAACTTGTTTCCTTCGCTAGGCTTCTtgtaagggcctgtttggaaagccacccaggtaattggaactgagtgtaattgggtgtaattacacaatttgAGCCtcatttgtttgaccaagtaatttCACAGTTAggtggaattgggtgtaattgacggtgtaattacactctcaaTTCtcggcggggggggggggtgagagtgggtgtaattacactcgtAATTACGgggggttactttttagtttgtttatttttttactttaatttctttttatttttaatttctattattttaatttttttgatttttaatattttttttatttctattattttaatttcttttttagttttacttttgaattatttttattttttaaaatgtatttttctttttatattatttatttttcattttctttcttctcattcccaacctttacttcttgtggttccacgtaattgctcgtatttttagtttattttattttattttattcatttagcataaccttgttattattcaaatatttgaaactacacctcctaatattggaaagaatgagtcattaacaaacttgacatataacgagtgacattattaaagtagaatttcattgtgaatgaggttatagacttatattttcttttgaattatttacttatgttacgttggaacttacttatgtaatgttggaatttgacataagagtattatgttgaactttttcttttggattttgaatttaggttattttttcaattttaagttatttgctttcacattgcatgttgtttattttacatttgatggatttttagtgtcaaacatttgaataatgttatggcattatatttattaatattatttttttgtcaaacatttaatccatgacgttctcacaaaaaaagtcttcttttaagttttataattaattaaaattaaatattaatttaaaaaaatatatatcaattatttttgttacaatattagttacaaatatatgattattaattaatatattttcaagaaacaatgtgctattaaata
This portion of the Lycium ferocissimum isolate CSIRO_LF1 chromosome 1, AGI_CSIRO_Lferr_CH_V1, whole genome shotgun sequence genome encodes:
- the LOC132061990 gene encoding F-box/kelch-repeat protein At3g06240-like, with protein sequence MEIASYESLPVLPPELTSEILLRLPVKTLLKMRCVSKSMLSLISSHQFIRNHLKLSANNQEFTYHRLLFRNFEFDNNSLTFYTYPLYPTKYEVPQHIPTELDFSCEDTFGDRYRILGSCDGLFCISRDFEDLFIWNPSTRKLKELPPSGINVPRTDSFDDISYGFGYTELQSDYKVVEIVGSQHNNSYDVSVYSLRSNSWKRIQEYPNIILWDHSGKFLNGKIHWIAGDRVGGVRFISSFNLADETFGNVALPDLNEYEFDWEIGSSGRNICLFCCEENKTDVWVMKEYEIVESWTKVFSIPSRDYEACPIFISQNNEILVHQSRSLVWYNSRHNTFMHPEFRIRCDAANNLGLYNESLVSPNFLEEPTDQ